A window of Auraticoccus monumenti contains these coding sequences:
- a CDS encoding MFS transporter, producing MTTEQDVSASEQPDAPGPTNPRGRVIVASLIGTSIEFFDFYAYATAAVLVFPSLFFTGADETTRLLASLAVFGVAFVARPVGSILFGHFGDRVGRKGTLVGSLLLMGIATFLIGCLPTALTPGWEFWAPAFLVVLRFCQGLGLGGEWSGAALLATENAPAGRRAIWGTFPQLGAPIGFILANAIFVVLSLTLTPAQFQSWGWRVPFLISIVLVAIGLYVRFKLIESPAFQQVLDQGEVAQVPLVRAFKTAWRPMLLGTFIMLATYVLFYLMTTFTMSYGTTPDTVQKAQAAAEAAGRPFNPDSFLPGLGYTRTDFLTMLIIGVVFFGIFTLVSGPLAERLGRRRLLIGVTAAIAVFGLLFSTIFDGGTVGVMAGLVIGLSLMGLTFGPMGAVLPELFATSVRYTGSAISYNVASILGAAVAPSIFVALWAAADGSVFWVGAYLTGAALITLVALVISRDTADVDYTTRTI from the coding sequence ATGACCACCGAGCAGGACGTCTCCGCGTCGGAGCAGCCGGATGCCCCGGGCCCCACCAACCCGCGGGGGCGGGTGATCGTGGCCAGCCTCATCGGCACCTCGATCGAGTTCTTCGACTTCTACGCCTACGCCACGGCCGCGGTGCTGGTGTTCCCCTCGCTCTTCTTCACCGGCGCGGACGAGACGACGCGGCTGCTGGCGTCGCTGGCCGTCTTCGGCGTGGCCTTCGTGGCGCGGCCGGTGGGCTCGATCCTGTTCGGCCACTTCGGGGACCGGGTGGGTCGCAAGGGCACGTTGGTCGGCTCGCTGCTGCTGATGGGCATCGCGACCTTCCTGATCGGCTGCCTGCCCACCGCGCTGACCCCCGGCTGGGAGTTCTGGGCCCCGGCCTTCCTGGTGGTGCTGCGGTTCTGCCAGGGGCTCGGGCTGGGTGGTGAGTGGTCCGGCGCGGCGCTGCTGGCCACCGAGAACGCCCCGGCCGGCCGCCGGGCCATCTGGGGGACCTTCCCGCAGCTGGGGGCGCCGATCGGCTTCATCCTGGCCAACGCCATCTTCGTGGTGCTCAGCCTGACGCTGACCCCGGCGCAGTTCCAGAGCTGGGGCTGGCGGGTGCCCTTCCTGATCAGCATCGTGCTGGTGGCCATCGGGCTCTACGTGCGGTTCAAGCTGATCGAGAGCCCGGCCTTCCAGCAGGTGCTGGACCAGGGCGAGGTGGCGCAGGTGCCGCTGGTGCGCGCCTTCAAGACCGCCTGGCGCCCGATGCTGCTGGGCACCTTCATCATGCTGGCCACCTACGTCCTCTTCTACCTGATGACGACCTTCACCATGTCCTACGGCACCACGCCGGACACGGTGCAGAAGGCGCAGGCGGCGGCCGAGGCGGCCGGACGACCCTTCAACCCCGACTCGTTCCTGCCGGGCCTGGGCTACACCCGCACCGACTTCCTCACCATGCTGATCATCGGGGTCGTCTTCTTCGGCATCTTCACCCTGGTGTCCGGTCCGCTGGCCGAGCGCCTGGGGCGCCGCCGGCTGCTGATCGGGGTCACGGCGGCCATCGCCGTCTTCGGCCTGCTGTTCTCCACCATCTTCGACGGCGGCACGGTCGGGGTGATGGCCGGGCTGGTCATCGGCCTGTCGCTGATGGGGCTGACCTTCGGGCCGATGGGTGCGGTGCTGCCGGAGCTGTTCGCCACCAGCGTCCGCTACACCGGCAGCGCCATCAGCTACAACGTGGCCAGCATCCTCGGTGCGGCGGTGGCGCCCAGCATCTTCGTCGCGCTCTGGGCCG